Part of the Novipirellula artificiosorum genome, CGTCGCACTTGGGGGCCGTCGCACTTGGGGGCGGGGGCACACCCTGTTGCAATTCTCAACAGATGGTGCAAAACGAACCAAGCAAGATGAGGCAATGCGGGCGGCGGACGCGCCTCGTGCGCCCGCCCCCCGCATCAAGCCCATTTGCCGGATCGAATGCGTCAACGAAGTCTCAAAATGTGGCCGTTTTGGGGAAAAACGGCCACGGCACTTTGTCGCCGAACTCGAATCCTGGCAAACCAATCGACCGGCTTTAGAGCCGTCGACGATGAAAGTCAGATGCATTTTGTGGGCCAACGGGGCTCTGAGTTTTTTCAGCGGAGCGGTTTTGATGCGAACCACCCGCTCTCCGAGCGCATGTATTCCAGCAAAAAACGGCCGCTGGCGGGTTGCCGCTCAAGAAGGATTGCGCCGGAGTTCAAGAATTCACAGCCTCAACGGTTGGGTGATCCGCTGACAGCAGCCATTTCTTCGAGTAAAACTCGTCGGGTTCTCGACGCGGACCGCCTTTCCTGTTCCCACGTTCCTCTCGCAAGTCAAACGGGCTGTTTTGAATTATCCGCTGCTGTTCCGAGTGCTTGGTTCCATTTGTCTGCTGATTGGCGGTTCGATGAGCTTTTGCTTGCCGTTCGCGTTCCCGACGCTTGCGGATCGGACTTACTTGCCTGCCGCGACAGCGATGGAGGCGCAGGCGATCCGAGGGTTGCTGATGAGCATGGTCATCAGCATGGTTGCCGGGGCGGTGTTGTTGCTGATTGGACGCCGACATCGTGGTGGGCCGTTGTATCAAAAAGAGGCGATGGCCATCGTGGGTCTCAGCTGGGTGTTGGCCACCATGCTTGGGGCGCTGCCGTTTTATTTAAGCGGGACGCAAATCGCCGCCGGCCAACCGATTACGTTCGTCGAAGCGATGTTCGAATCGCAATCGGGCTTTAGCACGACCGGTGCCACGGTGTTAACCGATTTGGAAACGCCCGAGTTGGTTCCTCACTGTATCTTGTTCTGGCGATCGTGGACCCACTTTCTCGGTGGGCTCGGCATTGTGGTGTTGTTCGTCGCGATCCTCGGTCAAGGGTCGGCAGGCAAAGCGATGATGCGCGCCGAGATGCCGGGACCGACCAAAGAAGGCAGTATGCCGCGGATGCAGCACACGGCGCTTGTCTTTGCCGCGATCTACGTGGCGCTCAACGTGATTTTGACGGTCATCTATTTCCTCGAAGGCATGTCGCCCTTCGATTCGTTGTGCCATGCCTTTGGAACGATGGCTACGGGCGGTTTTAGCACTTACAACCGCAGCCTCGGTCGTTTCGAAAGTGTCACGATCGAATACACCACGATCGTGTTCATGATTCTGGCGGGAACCAACTTCACGGTGCTTTACCTGACACTGCTCGGTGGACCCAAAAAGCTGTTTCGCGATGTCGAGTTTCGAACGTTTCTTGGATTCATCGCCGCCGTCACGGCGGGAGTCGTCTTCTTTGGGATGCAGGCGGAAGATGTTGGTTTTGGTTCGATCGCCAGTTCCGTGCGCTACGGTTTGTTCCAAGTGGTCTCGGTGATCACGACGACTGGCTATGGCACCGCCGACTTTGATGGATGGAACAACTTTGGTCGCGGGATCTTGTTGCTCTTGATGTTCGTCGGTGGATGTGCCGGCAGCACCGGTGGCGGGTTGAAGGTGATTCGTCACATTCTGTTTTATAAGATCCTTCGCCAAGAGATTGAGAAAGCTCATCGACCGCGTGTCGTCCGCCCGCTTCGCGTTGGCGGGGCGACCGTCGATGATCCCAACTTGGCCCATGGGATTGTCGTTTACTTTTCAATGATTTTGGCAATCTTTGTCTTCTCCTGGCTGATTCTGATCACCTTCGAACCGAGCAGCACGTGGGGCGTGGTGGCCGAGGAAGCGATCGCGGAGTACGAAGAAACGCAGCCCCAAGAGGCGGTGGACCGGATCGAGCAGTCGAAACAGGAGATCGAAGCATTGATGGACCACGGGACGCTGGACGAAAAACTGCTCGATTCGGCAAGTGCCGTTGCGGCAACGCTCAACAATATCGGTCCAGGACTCGGTGTGGTTGGGGCGACCCAAAACTATGCTCGGTTCAGCCAGGGCGCGAAATTGCTGTTTGTTTGGCTCATGATGCTCGGGCGTGTAGAGGTTTTTAGTGTGCTCGTGCTGATTTTCCCAGGTTTTTGGCGCCGGATTTGATTCGCATTTCGGCCAAGGAGGTGGCCCAAGTCTCAGCGACTTCGGCGGCGCTGGTAGAATGCTGGGATCGAAGCTCCGTATGGCCGATCACCGGTCAAAGCCGGAATGCCAGCGCCCACTCTTCCTTACCACGACCGAGATTCCCAGGAACGAACCATGCGTGGACGATACCTCTTTCCCCTTTCGATCCTGTTGGCGATCCGTTTGGCGGTCGTCAGCTGCGTTGGCCAAGATGATCGTGCGGAGAGGGATCAACCGCCCCAGCCCTCTCGTCGTGCGGTGATCATCCCGCTGCACGAAGACATCAATCCGCTCAGCGGGGCGCTATTGGAACGGAAATTCGACGAAGCGGTCGAGTCCGGCGTCGATGTCGTGATCTTTGATATCAATAGCCCCGGCGGTTTCACCACGGTGACGTTCGAGTTGATGGACATGGTGCTCGATGCCAAGAAGGTCGAAACGGTCGCATGGATCGAAAAGGATGCAATCAGCGGGGCGGCATTGTTCGCGTTGTCCTGTGACCGCATCCTGATGGCTCCCGATGCCCGGATGGGGGACGCCGGTGAGATTGTGATGGGAGCCGACGGTGCCTTTCGCTACACCGAGGCGAAAAGCCGCAGTGTGCTTGCGCAAAAGGTCCGCGACACCGCCGCTGCGACAGGACGGCCGATGGCATTGGCGGAGAAGATGACCGACAAAGACATGGTGGTGTTCAAAGCGACCTACAAAGAAGACGGAACGGTGCGCTACTTCAGCGACAAGGAATGGGTCGCAATGGAGGACCAGGACGAGTGGAACAAGGGTCCGCCGGTTCGCGAAGCCGGCAAAGAGATGTTCTTTACCGCCAATGGACGCCGAGCGGTGGAGTTGGGCATCGCCGATCAAACCATCGAGAGTCGGGACGAGCTTGCGGCGGCGCTGAACGTGTCCGAGCCGATTCCTGTCATTGAACGATCGTGGGTGGATACACTTGTCTTCATACTGAATTCCGGTTTTGTCACCTTCCTGTTGATCGTGATTGGTTTAGTCGCGTTGGTGGTGGAATTGAGTGCTCCAGGTTTGGGGGTCGGCGGGCTGACGTCCGTACTCTGTTTTGGGCTGTTCTTTTGGAGCCGTTTTCTCGGTGGCACCTCCGGATGGCTCGAGGTGACGTTGTTCCTCGTCGGGGTTCTGTTTATCGGTGCGGAATTGTTCGTGATTCCAGGATTTGGGATCGCGGGTGTCGGCGGCATTGT contains:
- a CDS encoding TrkH family potassium uptake protein codes for the protein MSFCLPFAFPTLADRTYLPAATAMEAQAIRGLLMSMVISMVAGAVLLLIGRRHRGGPLYQKEAMAIVGLSWVLATMLGALPFYLSGTQIAAGQPITFVEAMFESQSGFSTTGATVLTDLETPELVPHCILFWRSWTHFLGGLGIVVLFVAILGQGSAGKAMMRAEMPGPTKEGSMPRMQHTALVFAAIYVALNVILTVIYFLEGMSPFDSLCHAFGTMATGGFSTYNRSLGRFESVTIEYTTIVFMILAGTNFTVLYLTLLGGPKKLFRDVEFRTFLGFIAAVTAGVVFFGMQAEDVGFGSIASSVRYGLFQVVSVITTTGYGTADFDGWNNFGRGILLLLMFVGGCAGSTGGGLKVIRHILFYKILRQEIEKAHRPRVVRPLRVGGATVDDPNLAHGIVVYFSMILAIFVFSWLILITFEPSSTWGVVAEEAIAEYEETQPQEAVDRIEQSKQEIEALMDHGTLDEKLLDSASAVAATLNNIGPGLGVVGATQNYARFSQGAKLLFVWLMMLGRVEVFSVLVLIFPGFWRRI
- a CDS encoding NfeD family protein, translating into MRGRYLFPLSILLAIRLAVVSCVGQDDRAERDQPPQPSRRAVIIPLHEDINPLSGALLERKFDEAVESGVDVVIFDINSPGGFTTVTFELMDMVLDAKKVETVAWIEKDAISGAALFALSCDRILMAPDARMGDAGEIVMGADGAFRYTEAKSRSVLAQKVRDTAAATGRPMALAEKMTDKDMVVFKATYKEDGTVRYFSDKEWVAMEDQDEWNKGPPVREAGKEMFFTANGRRAVELGIADQTIESRDELAAALNVSEPIPVIERSWVDTLVFILNSGFVTFLLIVIGLVALVVELSAPGLGVGGLTSVLCFGLFFWSRFLGGTSGWLEVTLFLVGVLFIGAELFVIPGFGIAGVGGIVLMLGSLVMASRRFVLPQNSEELTGLGMDVLTVLSAFAVFLLALLFIAQYIGEIPGLGRLTLKPTIAIDGISVADAANAASLPGWQRVEIGSFGEAVSPLRPGGRIQVDNDFTVDVVTEGDFIETGTQVKVVGKQGAKVIVRAV